The genomic stretch ttttatttgtagtgtGTTTTCCGGCCGGGCCAGAGCTAATTCGGGGGCCccctaaaaaatataaatttaggCCTCCATATCACCCTCCACCCATATCATAAAGGCCTACTGTATAAAGATATAACCACGTAGGCCAACATGCATCTCAATAAGGGTTTCTTACAaaataacaaacacacacgttgcacaacgttttttAAACAGAAACGTTGATGTGTTGAACACTTTGTTATAATGACGCCAGAGTTGtgactacggtagctgagaaggccattctttgtgttctttttaaatgtttctggagCCTTATGAAAAACGCTGCGTACCGTTTTGAACTTGAACGTGCCCCAGGTTTTCTCACAGGTTTTTTTTACTGTCCAAAGGAGATTATTTCACCCCTTGACCACTAATGCCCTCGTGGCTTGCTTACTGGGAAACTGCTTGCATTAGCTTAATTTATGACTTTCTTTTGTATATTATGTTAATACTACTTTCATTATTATAATCCAATTACACATGTGAGAGTTCGCTACTTCACATACCAGATTGTTCTTGAATAGCCTCAAGTTTCACTGATGAGTAATGTGTCATGTTGCAATCTGATGAGATTTCTTTCATTGACCTTTCTGATTAATATTTGTTGTACTACTGACAAATACAAGCTGACTAATGCTAAATACTAAAAAAGGCAAATCAGAATTATCttgtaataaagtaaaaacaaaattatttttattttagtataCTCACCAGACTACCGATCTTTCCAGACTTCTCCTCTTCCACCTCATCATCATTCTTTATGTAAGGAACTGTCTCTCTTCACCCGGACTCCTATAAGAGGAAAATCATTTCTTAACCCAAGATATATctgactgtgtgtgtgcgcgtgcgtgtgccCGCTTCGTACCTGATTTCTCTATTCATTATATCCTCAACTTACTAAAATTGGCTAAGTGCTCCCTTTCTCGATAAATCTACATCTATTAATTAACTCCTTGTAATCATTCTGTGTGTATATCATTACAACTATACTCTAAAAATGCTAGATTAtatttaacccagcattgggtcaaaaatggacccagaaagaaagaaatagcCTCGTTGTggtgttaaattaacccagaaaatatttatgtttgacccaacaatgtgttaaaacaacccaacattttgtgttgaaacaacCTAGGTTGGTAAATGGTAACAAATTTGCTGAAACTTAATATTTCAGTTTGATTTAAAAGTCTCTTTAACATCAATTTATATCAGGTTAAAATCAGTTTAGAGTGGTTTGTTGTTGTACAACGAGAATAAACTGGATCTTGCACAATCACTTGTTATCTAAAGCCGATGGCAAGAACAAACATTGCTGTTGGGAAATGTTATCGAATCTCAACTTTCTCATTTTGacacacatttaaacatttcCTAATCCACTGGGAATTTCTGAATGACTGGAAATGATTCACAGGGAACATCATCAAGTATATAAAAGACTTGCTGTACAAAGGTGTTTGTGAACTTGTTTTTAGCTCAAAACTACATAAGCTTTTACATTATATTACATGATGAATGGTAAGTTTACATATAAAGTCTTTAGTTGATTAAGCCTCTAAATAGATTTACCTGAATCATTGATACGGCTTCAGCATTATTCTTGATCATTTAATCTAGTTCATGTTTTCAGCTCCATCCATCAGAATGATGAAGATCTCACTGTTGGCTCTTGTTCTTGCCTTCATGTTGGCACAGGGTGAGATTTAATGCCTTACATATTAAGCTTTCATTAGCACTGATACAAAAAAACTCATGTTGTGAACTCTTCTTGGGCACATGGGAGCTTAATGATTTGTCTGTTTTGCAGGATTTGCTCTCAAATGCAACCACTGCGTTCCCCAGTCTGGAACACCGCAACCCAAGAGACTTGTGATTTTGGAAAAGATGCATGCATATCTACAAGAATGACAATCCCTCCTTGTGAGTTTTACCTTAAGTTTTACAATAGGATAGAGAAACTACTAAAGTTCTTTAATGGCACTTTCCAGTAGTTTTATTACTAATATCATAGTCATCTTACTCATGtgatatttcttaaaaaaaattaaaacatttacaatggcATCATAGGAACTTGAAAGGCCCTTCACAAAACCATATTATTATTTGGGTGTTGAAGTCGGACATCTAAATGAGAAGTGTAAGACAGATATAGACTACATGTTGTATCCCAAGCAAACAGCTGCAGTGTAGTtttgattatattatatatacagaTACACAAATACCTCTCTATTTGTGAATAGATATTTGTAGGATCTCATAGTATTTCTTGTTCTTCTGTTCATTCAGACATGGGCTTTCGGAGATGTGGCAGTATGAGAGAGTGTCTTCTTTATCAGGGCAATACCGCCATGATGGCCAAATGCTGCAAGACGGACCTCTGCAATCCTGTTATCTTTTAAATCCAATTCTGTTAATGTAAAACAAAGAGATGACAATGAGTAAAAACTTTATagatttatataaatatgtgtaaaaaaaatttgttttgtaCTTGTTTACTATACAGCAAATTTTGTCAAATAATAAATAGCCTTATCCATGAAGAAGAACCTGATGTTTGAGATTTATTTATGAATGAATGGTACATTTTCCAAACTGGATAAAAATTGGATATGATGAGATTTTTCTGAATGATTTGCCTTTCACTGATAAGAGGCTGTGTCCAAAATACCCGCTATACATAGTGCACTAATTGAGGGAATATATGTTGAGTAGTGCTGTCCAAAATCACCAAATGCACTCTTTCAATCCCATGATGCATTGCAATAACATTCACCAGCAGTCCAGTGAACTTATGATCACAGTGACTAATTTAGTTTTTGTTAGTGAAGTAATGTAAGAAAAAGGGAACAGGCGTATAATGGGTGAATTTAGAGATAGCCTGTGTTTAGTATCCTTTAATATGCCCATATACAATATACATCTACACTACATTGGCTCATAaccataggggaaccatttgtAGTGTTAAATGTGTAGAACCTGTGTtaaaccatattgtgctatgttATCCACAAGTGGTGCTATAGTCATGCTTTAGCAACACTAATGGTTCTACGGGTGCTAacatggttcctctatgattacaagCTTTTTGTACTATTCAGAAGTGTACATTGCCCCCTCTGCAACAAGATGCTTGTACATTTAATTCTTGTCAATTGAGGTACCTGTAGAGTTTGTAAAGTGGGCATAGATGTTTCTTTTACTGCGTTAAATAAAGGAATGTATTATGCGTTCTATTTTCacatctatttttttattttaacttggcATAGTCATTAAATTTAAAACAGAAGGAGCTTTAATACCATGTGTGCATGCAAACTCAAGGATATTTTTGGTGATGGAAGCTGGCTGGTACATCCATCCAAGTACAACATCAATGTAATAATAAAGTGAAATAGTTAAATATgccaattaaaaaatataaacatgcagAAACGCAACAGCACAGAGTGAAATGTAGTAGCTTGTATGACCCTGCTTGTTAAAATCCAgcatgtcatttttactgtttaaCATAAAGTCATCccacataatgtaaaaaaaaccacACCTGCCTCAAATTTCGAGGTAGCCCTAAACAACTTGATTGGGTTTGGGACATAAATTTGCAGGACAGGTGCCCTCCAGGAACTGGGTTGGAGAcccatgatttatttatttatttgtttttgtttctttgtttgtttgtttatttatatttatatagtactttcaaaagtcttaggccatcatgccagaattagatttgttgtttttgcaatgttatagtgatcatataattttttctcagtgtctttaatagaatacatccagaaaatacaggaaatgtgtatatatagtattaaaaacattataaaaatgtaaactaaagtgtcaagttttaagggtaaactccccttccacttgagcaatagtaggaatctcttaaacctacgtaaaattaaatcctaatttcaaattttaaagaaattagtctttttacttcattctgctcaaaaacgctcaagatttgttttgtgccaagagagatcacactaaacacagacgatgcctaaagaagacatttagtcctgaaaatgtattttttgtacatattttctgcattttctgtttgtatcttaataaaatagataaaaaataaatctggatgcacaaaaaaaaacttctaAACAACAATTCTGGTGGTggagacttttgcacagtatactatatatatatatatatatatatatatatatatatgtatatatgtgtgtgtgtgtgtgtgtgtgtgtgtgtgtgtgtatatatatttatatatatatatatatatatatatatatatatatatatatatatatatatatatatatatatatatatatatatatatatatatatatatatatatatatatattagggccgggactttaacgcgttaattaagattaattaattacataaaaaataattttaatcgaacttatttttgcaccgcggaacatttctcattggatgagtttcggcggaccgattatactggagcaccaactatatagcgttcatgacttcagacaacaacaaaccacagtgaacatgaatgaagaagctgatgagatcgctttggttggccccgtggatgggaaattattttataaaatacaaacgGAAGGAAGCGTCaataagagcatggttgtgtctaagctatgcaacaaggaattcacatatcaccgcagcacatcgagcctcaagtatcatctcaatgcaaaacatatagcagctagcgtggacattagcccgactccgagtacaacgacttggttgaacaaaaataaacaatattttgttgcttaagcttatgtattcagtcattattcatggcatactaaaaatccatgtgaaaaaataacttctcaatgttctcaggtcaaatatttatatgtgattaaaatgcgattaattttgattaattaattacaaagcctctaattaattagattgatttttttaattgagtcccggccctaatatatatatatatatgttcttaaattaatatattttacaataatttaatttacaaattaaaacttATCAAATGTGCCCATCTGTAAACTTTGAACAATCTTGTTTTAACAGCATAGATAAGCATagataaaagaaaacaaagacaCCTTGCACAGAAAAATAACAGAGTTGCCTAATAAAATGACACATGTCAGGAGCAAACATTGAAGCTATCAAAGTGTTTTATGGTCCTTGACCAGCTGTCATCCAGGAATGTACAGAATCTTGATATTGGTTTCCTGGAACGTATAACTGTAACATGACAATATCCTATATAAGAGCCAAACACAGCTGCCTGTGAACTTGTATCAGCTCAGCACTACACACTAAAGGTATGTTTGTACTCCATTAATTAACAATGCTCTACAGTAATAAGAAAAAATGCTTTATTGATATATCAGATACAGTAATTGATATATGAATAATCCCTgaattttagtttttatgttattatatgGTTATtataaatcaaattaaatacatttagtgCAGGAATTATCTTTTGATCAGTGAGGTCTAATAATTCATATGACAATCATCCATTAGTCATTTGATCATTGTGGTTTCTGCTTTCAGTAATGATGAAGGTTCTGCTGCTGTCATTGGTTCTCGCACTGCTGTTGGCTGATGGTGAGTCTCAATAGATGAAACCAATCTGTGCTGTTTTAATTCTACACATGATAACTCATGTTTCTTTGCACAGTTATTCCTATAATtgccagaaaaaaataattttattaggccaaaaatatgtttgaaaTATATGCTAGGTAaacctaaatatatttttatttgaaaatatatgttttaacctttatatatttgcatatatttcaggggcaacaaatacatttcaaattttCGATCTCATACGGCAAAAAAATTCCTttccaaaataaaaatgtttttacaaaatgtataaagtataaGTATGTCATATAGTGTAAGAAAGGGACAGCACTCACAGTTCAAATTGCAAAATAGCGTTTAATCGCCCACAACGAACGTTTATCGCCATTACACGCTGAAGAAGGGCGTTGTGGGCCGAGAAACGTTCGTTGTGGGCGATTAAACGCTATTTTGCAATTTGAACTGTGAGTGCTGTCCCTTTCTTACACTATATGACATTATTTACATTGAGGGATTCAGCACCCAGTTTAATTTATTCCAATCATCAGTAAGTGTGAGCGTGTTGTTGCATAGAAGAGTAAAGTATAAGTATAAAATGAataagtatgtataaaatataacattatAAGTATGTTTTTGCAGTTGAGCAGTTTAAATTGAATTTTAataacatacaaagtttttcttccaattaacataaatgctttaaaatatttcaattatatttgaaaatatatttttttgctgaaTGGTTTATGTTCTGTTAAGTATTCTGATTGTGTGAACAAAGTCCCCGTTGTTCGTGTTGTCACTGCAAAACTCAGTTAATCTCTCTGTGTGTGATTTATGATGTCTTGCACTGATTGTCTTATTGTGTTGTAGGATTTGCTTTGAAATGTTATAAATGTGTTCCTGGCACACCTGGTGGAAGTTGTGTGACCACGAAAGAGACTTGTGGTTATAAAAAAGATACCTGTGTATCTGCCAGATTCTTAACCTCTCCTTGTGAGTTTACACTCATCTGTATgcaattgattttaaaagaaacaCACATATAGGTGCtagtcatataattagaatatcatcaaaaagttgatttatttcactaattacattcaaaaagtgaaacttgtatattatattcagttattacacacagactgatatatttcaaatgtttatttcttttaattttgatgattataactgacaactaaggaaaatcccaaattcagtatctcaaaAAAGTAGAATATTACTTAAAACCAATACAAAGAAAGATTTTTAGAAATTTTGGCTGAAAAGTATGAACTTGAAAAGTATGAGCACTCAATACTTAGTTGGGGCGTCTTTTGCATGGATTACTGCAGCAATGCGGCGTGGCATGGAGTCGATCAGTCTGTGGCACTGCTCAGGTGTTATGAGAGCCCAGGTTGCTCTGATAGTGGCCTTCagctcttctgcattgttggATCTGGCatatcgcatcttcctcttcacaATACCCCATAGATTTCTATGAGGGTCAGGCGAGTTTGCTGGCCAATTAAAAACAGGGATACCATGGTCCTTAAACAAAGTACTGGAAGCTTTGGCACTGTTTGCAGGTGCCAAGTCCTGTTGGAAAATTACATCTGCATCTCCATAAAGTTGGTCAGCAGTAGGAAGCATGAAGTGCTCTAAAACTTCCTGGTATACGGTTGCGTTGACCATGGACCtcagaaaacacagtggaccaacACCAACAGATGACATGGCACCTCCAACTGACTTCTCACTGACTGTGGAAActttacactggacctcaagcGACGTTTATTGTGtgcctctcctctcttcctccAGACTCTGGGACCCTGATTTCCAGAGGAAATGCTAAATTTACTTTGATCAGAGAACATAACTTTGGACTACTCAGCAGCAGCAGTCCAGTCAGAGACGCTTCTGACACTGTCTGTTGTTCAAGAGTGGCTTGACACAAGAAATGCGACAGCTGTAACCAAAGTCTTGCATACACCTGTGCATAATGCCTCTTGAAGCACTGACTCCAGCTGCAgttttgtttcacaatcctctccagggtgtggttatccctattgcttgtaaacttttttcaaccacatcttttccttcccttcgcctctttattaatgtgcttggacacagagctctgtgaacagccagcctcttttgcaatgacccTTTGTTTCTTGCTCTACTTGAAAGTTTTCCAAAAGAAGACCATTGACACCTTGCACAAGTCAGCAATCTTCCCTAGTATTGTGTAGCCTACAGATCTAGACTGAGAGACCATTAAAAGGCTTTGTCTGGTGTTTTTAAAAGCCAGGGgttttgagttaattagctGATTAGAGTGTGGAaccaggtgtcttcaatatTAAACCTTTTCACAATGTTataattttctgagatactgaatttgggattttccttgtcagttataatcatcaaaagtaaaagaaataaacatttgaaatatactagtcaacatttgaagtggatcaaaaatgtttatcaaagttgtcctaagacaagaacgggtattgtgtattggttttaagacaacttttaagAAAGGTTTTTAtcctcttcaaatgttgactagtgtagtctgtgtgtaatgaataaatataatatacaagtttccctttttgaatggaattagtgaaataaatcaactttttgatgatattctaattatatgaccagcacctgtatgTCTATTTGTTaatttgtatatgttttttatgTTGCCTTGACTTCATTCATACATACTCAGTTACATTATTTTTAACTTCACTTTTACAACTTATACGTTATATTCATGATATATATGTAGGCATGCTCAAAATAGATTAATGAGGCCCATTTTGTTTTAGATATCTTTCATTTTCGAATCTTTGTTTCAGATTGTTTTCTATTCCATTGTTTTCCTCTAGATTCCCACTTCCGGAGGTGCATTTCAATGTCCGACTGCTTGATACTTCAGTCCAGTCCTTTAATATCTGTATCCAAATGCTGTCAAAAAGACCTGTGCAATTAAATATACAGGGCTCAACAtacattatattttatatatgaaGAAACAACTTAATTGGGAAGATTATTTATATAAGTAGTAATAATGATTAATTTCGGATGTTTTTGGGGTATTACAAGAAACGAATCTACAGAGCCTGCAAATAATGATGCGTTAGATGATTttatactacatttatgattttTATACAACTAAATAATAGGTGCATGCTTGTTAGTATATACTTGTTAGTGATTGTGTAACTTTGggcactttttatttattaaatcatttaaaataaatttgcattCATGGAAAGTGTTGTTTCACTTGTTTTCTACATGCTATTAACCTTATGTAGTCAGCCTGATTCAgtcataaaaaatatgttttgaagCCATTTCATTTCTATCATTTATTTAGCATCACTTTGTAGGATGGGTATTTCTGGGAATGTTTAAGAAACTCTTACAACTGCaagattatttttaattttaacaatataattataataatgaaaattttaaaccaaaaaagacaaaacaaaaattataaAAGTCTACCAACCATTTTAATTTTTAGGTGTTCATATTACTGTGTGCTTATCTCTCATTTcttgctacaaatatactttTCAAGAATTGTTTTTATGTCTAGTGTGTTACCAGGGCTGTAGCCGGAGCATAATGCTGTTTTCCTGGACAACATGTCCtgggctgggtttcccgataacgattgaacttagcacttaagagtgctttctacgagctacttaacgaacattcgttgttcatttacgtgcgtttcccaaagatgcacgtatAACAATCGTTcacagctgggttttaagtgctacttacgagtcgctatcagtttgtcaagtgctgaaatgtcaccaatagaatgactcaaatttgtagcagaagcttgtttaggctaatgatcttttgccgatgtgcactaacattttttatattattattcatAATTGTTCAATTGTTTAtatgaaatgttttaataatttgtgcataatgaaatattattttccgTATTTAGTTAGGTCCCACCGTGAAATGCATTCTGCCTTTTATATTATAGTTtagataattattattataatttgtttttatcatctatgtttatttattattatggattatagcattttactgtaaatatttatttggtttctttaattaGATGCCATTTCCCTTCAAAAACAAATtagatgaattatagcagcaatcggtaggaaccatttatcaatttgctagtaGGCTACCAACTGttaccaaaatacaaaaaaaaacttttaccaacttgtaccaaatacgtttttcttctttattaatttatgtttagtc from Paramisgurnus dabryanus chromosome 6, PD_genome_1.1, whole genome shotgun sequence encodes the following:
- the LOC135767060 gene encoding CD59 glycoprotein-like, translated to MMKVLLLSLVLALLLADGFALKCYKCVPGTPGGSCVTTKETCGYKKDTCVSARFLTSPYSHFRRCISMSDCLILQSSPLISVSKCCQKDLCN